From one Anaerococcus prevotii DSM 20548 genomic stretch:
- the thrS gene encoding threonine--tRNA ligase: protein MIKIKLPDGSVKEYESGVLVGDVTKDISMGLFRAAVGAVVNGEIKGFAEPIEEDSDFRVVKFEDKEGKEIFWHTSSHVMAAAIKEMYPETKFAIGPAIDDGFYYDMDLEHRFTPEDLEKIEKKMLEIAKRDLKLERVEISRAEALEKFKEEGQDYKVELIEDLPEDEKITLYKMGDAFTDLCRGPHLLSTKAIKAVKLKTIAGAYWRGDSDRQMLQRIYGISFEKAKQLEEYEELQKEIEKRDHRKIGREMNLFTFHEEGPGFPFFHPNGMILMNELLGWWTDVLNENGYGEIKTPLILNEDLWHRSGHWDHYKENMYFTKIDGEAYAIKPMNCPGSVLTYASNQHSYRDLPIRLAEYGQVHRHELSGTLHGLFRVRTFTQDDAHVYCLPSQIKEEVYRMIDLADLLYSTFGFKYTIELSTRPDDFMGDIKDWDFAEDQLKKALEERGIEYEINPGDGAFYGPKIDFHLLDAAKREWQCGTIQLDFQLPQNFDLTYIDENGEKQRPVMLHRALLGSIERFIGVLTEHFAGRFPLWLNPQQVEIIPVSDKFIDYCEDLKEKIKEAGFRVNIDYRSEGVGYKIRQAQLMRTNYMLVVGEKEETSGKLTVRNRDGEETADVSVDEFIEKISKERDSRSMENIF from the coding sequence ATGATTAAGATTAAATTACCTGACGGATCAGTTAAGGAATATGAAAGCGGAGTTCTCGTTGGAGATGTTACAAAGGATATCTCCATGGGACTTTTTAGAGCTGCAGTAGGAGCTGTAGTAAATGGAGAAATCAAAGGCTTTGCTGAACCTATAGAAGAAGATAGTGACTTTAGAGTTGTTAAGTTTGAAGATAAGGAAGGAAAGGAAATTTTCTGGCATACTTCTTCTCACGTGATGGCTGCTGCTATTAAGGAAATGTATCCAGAAACAAAATTTGCTATAGGACCAGCTATTGATGATGGTTTCTATTATGATATGGACCTTGAGCACAGATTTACTCCAGAAGATCTAGAAAAAATCGAAAAGAAAATGCTAGAGATTGCAAAACGTGATCTTAAGCTTGAAAGAGTTGAAATTTCTAGGGCTGAAGCTTTGGAGAAATTTAAGGAAGAAGGTCAAGACTACAAGGTTGAGCTTATAGAAGATCTTCCAGAAGATGAAAAGATTACTCTATATAAGATGGGAGATGCCTTCACAGACCTTTGCAGGGGACCTCACCTTCTATCAACCAAAGCTATCAAGGCTGTTAAGCTTAAGACAATTGCCGGTGCTTATTGGAGAGGAGATTCTGATAGACAAATGCTTCAAAGAATCTACGGAATTTCCTTCGAGAAGGCTAAGCAATTAGAAGAATACGAAGAACTTCAAAAAGAAATCGAAAAGAGAGACCATAGAAAGATTGGTCGTGAGATGAATCTTTTCACCTTCCACGAAGAAGGACCAGGCTTCCCATTCTTCCATCCAAATGGAATGATCCTAATGAACGAGCTATTAGGTTGGTGGACAGATGTCCTAAATGAAAATGGATACGGAGAAATCAAGACTCCACTTATCCTAAATGAAGACCTATGGCATAGATCAGGTCACTGGGACCACTACAAGGAAAACATGTACTTCACAAAAATTGACGGTGAAGCTTACGCTATTAAGCCAATGAACTGCCCAGGTTCTGTTTTGACTTATGCTTCTAACCAACACTCTTATAGAGACCTTCCTATTAGACTTGCTGAGTACGGTCAAGTTCACAGACACGAGCTTTCAGGAACCTTACACGGACTTTTCAGAGTAAGAACATTTACCCAAGACGATGCTCACGTATATTGTCTTCCAAGCCAAATCAAGGAAGAAGTTTATAGGATGATTGACCTAGCAGACCTCCTCTATTCAACATTTGGTTTCAAATACACAATCGAGCTATCAACAAGACCAGATGACTTCATGGGAGATATCAAGGATTGGGACTTTGCTGAAGACCAACTTAAGAAAGCCCTAGAAGAACGTGGAATCGAATATGAAATCAACCCAGGAGACGGTGCTTTCTACGGTCCAAAGATCGACTTCCACCTCCTAGATGCTGCTAAGAGAGAATGGCAATGTGGTACTATCCAACTTGACTTCCAACTACCACAAAACTTTGACCTAACTTATATAGACGAAAATGGTGAAAAACAAAGACCAGTTATGCTTCACCGTGCCCTACTTGGATCAATCGAAAGATTTATCGGAGTTCTAACAGAGCACTTTGCAGGAAGATTCCCACTATGGCTCAACCCACAACAAGTTGAAATAATCCCAGTATCTGACAAGTTTATCGACTACTGTGAAGATCTAAAAGAAAAAATCAAAGAAGCAGGATTTAGAGTAAATATTGACTACAGAAGTGAGGGAGTAGGATACAAGATTCGTCAAGCTCAACTAATGAGAACAAACTACATGCTTGTAGTAGGAGAAAAGGAAGAAACTTCTGGCAAACTTACTGTAAGAAATAGGGACGGAGAAGAGACAGCTGACGTTTCAGTAGATGAATTTATAGAAAAAATCTCTAAAGAAAGAGATTCAAGAAGCATGGAAAATATATTCTAA
- a CDS encoding PTS sugar transporter subunit IIA yields the protein MKNAVILTGHGQIASGIYSSVKMIAGEFENIRICEFKEGENYEKLDEKLEKAYEDLKAYDNIVVLADIGGGTPFNRAVLSLSKYDKISFVSGVNFEMLYYALTSEIADLDLYIKDIIDHAKASVFRFE from the coding sequence ATGAAAAACGCAGTAATATTAACAGGCCACGGGCAAATCGCCTCTGGCATATATTCAAGTGTCAAAATGATTGCAGGAGAATTTGAAAATATTAGAATATGTGAATTTAAAGAAGGAGAAAACTACGAAAAGCTAGACGAAAAGTTAGAGAAAGCCTACGAGGACCTAAAAGCTTACGACAATATAGTAGTCCTCGCAGACATAGGAGGAGGAACCCCCTTTAACAGGGCTGTCTTGTCCCTAAGCAAATACGATAAGATTAGCTTTGTCTCAGGAGTTAACTTCGAAATGCTCTACTACGCCCTAACAAGCGAAATAGCTGATTTAGACCTTTATATAAAAGATATAATTGACCACGCCAAGGCCTCTGTATTTAGATTTGAATAG
- a CDS encoding MATE family efflux transporter, whose translation MDKTISKKENIMGTMPVGSLLIKMSIPMVISMLVQSIYNVVDSIFVARISEEALTAVSLAFPVQNIMLAFAIGISVGASALLSRYLGMDDKKRVGSVAMHGVVLSVVGAIAFALFGIFFTDFFADSQAASPEIVAYTRDYLWIITIFGFGLFFQVLCEKLLQATSLTFYTMIVQVSGALINLILDPIFIFGLFGFPRMEVKGAALATVIGQIGGSIIGLIINKTKNTDIEVDFKHFRLHGDILKQIFWIGLPSIVMSAISSVVIFILNAMLRAFGQSAIAAYGVMFKLQSFAFLPIIGISNAMVSIISFNYGARHVARIRRSIKLALISGMVLVGIATVSLWILPNQIFDLFNATETMREIGVPMIRIVSLSYIVASVSIISVGVFQALGNWQSAILQSFLRQVFILLPTFYLFSLTGNIDLVWWSFLISEGLNTIMCVYFLKRDIKNKIDVL comes from the coding sequence ATGGACAAAACTATAAGCAAGAAAGAAAATATCATGGGAACCATGCCTGTTGGAAGTCTTCTTATAAAGATGAGTATACCTATGGTAATTTCTATGCTTGTTCAATCAATTTACAATGTAGTGGATTCGATATTTGTTGCTAGAATTTCGGAAGAAGCCCTTACGGCAGTATCCCTAGCCTTCCCAGTACAAAACATCATGCTTGCCTTCGCTATAGGAATTTCAGTAGGAGCAAGCGCCCTCTTGAGTAGATATTTGGGTATGGATGATAAGAAAAGAGTAGGATCTGTCGCCATGCACGGGGTTGTCTTATCTGTCGTTGGGGCTATTGCCTTTGCCTTATTCGGTATATTTTTTACTGATTTTTTTGCCGATTCACAAGCAGCGTCTCCTGAAATCGTAGCCTATACCAGGGATTACTTGTGGATTATTACTATATTTGGTTTTGGTTTGTTCTTCCAAGTCCTTTGTGAAAAGCTCCTCCAAGCGACTTCTCTTACCTTTTATACCATGATTGTCCAAGTATCAGGAGCCCTAATCAACCTAATCCTAGATCCAATCTTTATCTTTGGCCTATTTGGCTTTCCAAGAATGGAAGTAAAAGGAGCAGCCCTAGCTACTGTGATTGGACAAATCGGAGGATCTATTATAGGTCTTATTATAAATAAGACAAAGAATACAGATATAGAAGTAGATTTCAAACATTTTAGACTTCATGGGGATATATTAAAACAAATATTTTGGATAGGCCTTCCTTCTATAGTAATGAGCGCCATATCTTCTGTGGTTATTTTTATCCTAAATGCCATGCTCAGAGCCTTTGGCCAATCAGCAATCGCAGCCTATGGGGTAATGTTTAAGCTTCAATCCTTTGCCTTCCTTCCAATAATAGGAATTTCTAATGCTATGGTTTCAATCATTTCCTTTAACTATGGGGCAAGGCATGTGGCTAGGATTCGTAGGTCAATCAAGCTTGCCCTCATATCGGGTATGGTCCTTGTCGGAATTGCTACTGTATCTTTGTGGATTTTGCCAAATCAAATCTTTGACCTCTTCAATGCGACAGAAACCATGAGAGAAATCGGAGTTCCAATGATCAGGATAGTCTCCCTATCTTATATAGTAGCTTCAGTTTCTATAATATCTGTAGGAGTCTTCCAAGCCTTGGGGAATTGGCAATCAGCAATCCTTCAATCTTTCCTAAGACAAGTCTTTATCCTCCTACCAACCTTCTACCTATTTTCTCTAACAGGAAATATAGATCTAGTATGGTGGTCCTTCCTTATATCTGAAGGACTTAACACAATCATGTGTGTGTATTTCTTAAAAAGAGATATCAAAAACAAAATAGACGTATTATAA
- the gnpA gene encoding 1,3-beta-galactosyl-N-acetylhexosamine phosphorylase, which translates to MIDKKRGRLTLPSEANFYDETIEMLERLGADAIRDSDGTYLPEDIKDIEGVDIYTNFFPSRGHNDFAETVPFERSRYFLISDFITATEDTTEISFLKGYYPEQIIADYDYEPKDWWEVYDRTLGEVVSRDDWEVDKEKNIVSVKTIPYHVYTVNFLAYGIWDPVQMYNHITNDWGDEVAHHIPFDVRYEKSSKFVEENLENWLKENPKTDVVRFTTFFYQFSLIFNEDAKEKYVDWFGYSNSVSPEAILEFEKEYGYRLTSEDFIDQGFYNSNYRIPSKRYLDYIDFQQKYVSSKAKRLVDLVHKYNKKAIMFLGDHWIGTEPYGKYFKNIGLDGVVGSVGDGATLRIISDIDVPMTEGRFLPYFFPDEFYEGNDPSIEAKDNWVKARRALLRSPLDRIGYGGYLSLAYKFPKFIDYITKVADEFREIHDISSKATAYKSCKVAILNSWGKIRTWGAYVVAHGKWFKLGYSYSGMMEALSGMDMEVTFINFDDVKAGIDDDIDVIINAGDAYTAFSGGDSFLDPEVLTNLRKFVYEGGGFIGIGDPTAYQHQGRFFQLADVMGVDVEKGFSQGYDRYFTKEIEDHFITKDLEDYVYGEERPNVYATSDKTQILKYANNEVQMAANEYGKGRSFYAMGLAYSLENTRLLKRAIHYVAHKEDDLEKYFAKDVRLEVAAYPDLSKYCVINNSTDDVKSIVYDGKGNSHEVEIEAGDLIWFEE; encoded by the coding sequence ATGATTGATAAAAAAAGAGGAAGATTGACCCTTCCAAGCGAAGCTAACTTTTACGATGAAACTATTGAGATGCTAGAAAGACTAGGAGCAGATGCCATAAGAGACTCTGATGGAACCTATCTTCCAGAAGATATCAAAGACATAGAAGGAGTTGATATATACACAAACTTCTTCCCAAGCAGGGGCCATAATGACTTTGCAGAGACTGTTCCTTTTGAAAGATCAAGATATTTCTTGATAAGTGATTTTATAACAGCTACTGAAGATACAACTGAGATTTCTTTCCTAAAAGGCTACTATCCAGAACAAATCATAGCAGACTATGATTATGAGCCTAAAGACTGGTGGGAAGTATACGACAGGACCCTTGGAGAAGTCGTAAGTCGCGATGATTGGGAAGTAGATAAAGAGAAAAATATCGTAAGTGTGAAGACCATTCCTTACCATGTCTATACAGTAAACTTCCTAGCCTATGGCATTTGGGATCCAGTGCAGATGTATAACCACATCACAAATGATTGGGGCGATGAGGTAGCTCACCATATTCCTTTCGATGTAAGATATGAGAAATCGAGCAAGTTTGTTGAAGAAAATTTAGAAAATTGGTTAAAGGAAAATCCTAAGACAGATGTAGTAAGATTTACTACTTTCTTCTATCAATTTTCTCTGATATTTAATGAAGATGCCAAGGAAAAGTATGTAGACTGGTTTGGCTACTCAAATAGTGTTTCGCCAGAAGCTATACTAGAGTTTGAGAAAGAATACGGTTATAGGCTCACGAGCGAAGACTTCATAGACCAAGGCTTCTACAACAGCAATTACAGAATCCCTAGCAAGAGATACTTAGACTATATTGACTTCCAACAAAAATACGTGTCTAGCAAAGCCAAAAGACTAGTCGACCTAGTCCACAAATACAATAAAAAAGCGATTATGTTTTTGGGTGACCATTGGATTGGAACAGAACCTTACGGTAAGTATTTCAAAAATATAGGACTTGACGGAGTAGTAGGATCTGTAGGAGATGGAGCAACTCTTAGAATAATTTCTGATATAGATGTCCCAATGACAGAAGGAAGATTCCTCCCTTATTTCTTCCCTGATGAATTCTACGAAGGAAACGACCCATCAATCGAAGCAAAGGACAATTGGGTTAAGGCAAGGAGAGCCTTGCTAAGATCTCCCCTAGATAGGATTGGCTATGGTGGTTACCTATCTCTCGCATACAAGTTCCCAAAATTTATAGACTACATTACAAAAGTAGCTGACGAATTTAGAGAAATCCACGACATTTCTTCCAAGGCTACAGCTTACAAGTCATGCAAGGTCGCAATACTTAACTCTTGGGGAAAAATTAGAACCTGGGGAGCCTATGTAGTAGCCCACGGCAAATGGTTCAAACTAGGATACTCCTACAGCGGTATGATGGAAGCTCTTTCTGGAATGGATATGGAGGTTACTTTCATAAACTTCGATGATGTTAAGGCTGGAATTGATGATGATATAGATGTAATTATCAATGCAGGAGATGCCTACACAGCATTTTCTGGTGGAGATAGCTTCCTAGATCCTGAAGTTCTTACAAATCTTAGAAAGTTCGTCTACGAAGGTGGTGGCTTTATAGGAATTGGAGATCCAACAGCCTACCAACACCAGGGAAGGTTCTTCCAACTCGCAGATGTTATGGGAGTTGATGTAGAGAAAGGATTTTCTCAAGGCTATGACAGATACTTCACCAAGGAAATAGAAGATCACTTCATAACCAAAGACCTAGAAGACTATGTCTATGGCGAGGAAAGACCTAATGTCTATGCCACATCTGACAAAACTCAAATCCTAAAATATGCTAACAACGAAGTTCAAATGGCAGCAAATGAATACGGAAAAGGAAGGAGCTTCTATGCTATGGGACTTGCCTACAGCCTAGAAAATACCAGACTTCTAAAAAGAGCCATCCACTACGTTGCTCACAAGGAAGATGACTTAGAAAAATACTTTGCCAAAGACGTAAGGCTAGAAGTAGCGGCCTATCCTGATCTTTCTAAATATTGTGTCATAAACAATTCAACCGATGATGTCAAATCTATAGTTTATGACGGCAAAGGAAATAGTCATGAAGTAGAAATCGAAGCAGGCGATTTGATTTGGTTTGAGGAATGA
- a CDS encoding carbohydrate ABC transporter permease, whose protein sequence is MKNSKEKKKFIISGLLPSLILYTIFMVYPAISVFYESLFKTGGLSGKKTFVGLNNFKLLVKDNNFIRSFQNTIFLIVIVTIVTMFLAVVFASVLSREKLKGRNFFRIIFYIPNILSIAVIASIFAAIYGMDQGLVNGFLRLFNENHTNIPLLGDRMYVVYSIAFAMIWQAIGYYMVMYMSTMSQIPEHLYEAANLDGAGRVRQFFDITLPLTWETIRTTLTFYVISNINIAFQIIKALTGGGPDGASLTLLNYQYEQAYTNSSFGYGLAIGVVVFLFSFILSAIIHKLSKRDILQY, encoded by the coding sequence ATGAAAAACAGTAAAGAGAAGAAGAAATTTATTATAAGTGGACTTTTACCATCCTTGATACTTTACACAATCTTCATGGTATATCCTGCAATAAGCGTCTTCTACGAGTCTCTCTTTAAGACCGGGGGCTTATCTGGTAAGAAAACTTTCGTAGGCCTAAATAACTTTAAGTTACTGGTAAAGGATAATAATTTTATTAGATCTTTTCAAAACACTATATTTTTGATAGTTATAGTTACAATTGTCACTATGTTTCTTGCCGTTGTATTCGCCTCAGTCTTATCTAGGGAAAAACTCAAAGGTAGGAATTTCTTTAGGATTATTTTCTACATACCTAATATCTTATCTATAGCTGTTATTGCATCTATCTTTGCAGCAATCTATGGAATGGATCAAGGACTTGTTAATGGATTTTTGAGATTGTTTAATGAAAATCATACCAACATTCCCCTCCTTGGAGATAGGATGTATGTAGTTTATTCCATTGCCTTTGCGATGATTTGGCAAGCGATAGGTTATTATATGGTAATGTATATGTCAACTATGAGTCAGATTCCTGAACATCTTTATGAAGCTGCAAACCTTGACGGAGCCGGAAGAGTAAGACAATTCTTTGACATTACCCTCCCACTCACTTGGGAAACAATAAGGACAACCCTAACTTTTTATGTAATTTCTAATATAAACATAGCCTTTCAGATTATAAAGGCCCTAACTGGCGGAGGTCCTGACGGAGCAAGTCTAACCCTTCTTAACTACCAATACGAACAAGCTTACACCAATTCATCTTTTGGATATGGTCTTGCTATAGGTGTTGTAGTTTTCCTTTTCTCTTTTATCCTATCAGCTATTATCCATAAGCTAAGCAAGAGAGATATTTTACAATACTAG
- a CDS encoding DUF6903 family protein: protein MDYYKKRKIDNLILLILFVVGVVLQFLGHRKAGYGPLLIQFLSLAILLLVLYLYNRRHA, encoded by the coding sequence ATGGATTATTATAAAAAGAGAAAAATAGACAATCTAATACTTTTAATATTGTTTGTAGTAGGTGTTGTTTTACAATTTCTAGGACATAGAAAAGCAGGATATGGACCACTTCTTATTCAATTCCTATCCCTTGCCATTTTGCTTTTAGTTTTATACCTATACAACAGAAGACACGCTTAG
- a CDS encoding carbohydrate ABC transporter permease: MKKKVNIFNIFIYLCLAIFALSIIIPVAWVFMASVKTNPEFYGNPWALPLGFYLDNFKDAWSAANMGDYFINSLVVTATALAILLIIALPFSYILARMNFKGRKFVNSYVKAGLFINLSYIVIPIFLMVRNVSKFLPTSLLNNRFVLALIYASTAVPFTVYLLTNFFSAISKSYEEAAYIDGAGYFRTMVDIMIPMAKPAVITVILFNFLSFWNEYILALTLMTDPEKRTLPVGLINLQQAARGAANYGRLYAGLVIVMIPTLIIYILVQKQLTEGMMVGGDKG, from the coding sequence ATGAAGAAAAAAGTAAATATTTTTAATATTTTTATATACCTATGCCTTGCCATATTCGCCCTATCTATTATTATCCCAGTAGCTTGGGTCTTTATGGCATCGGTTAAGACTAATCCAGAGTTTTATGGCAACCCTTGGGCCCTCCCTCTTGGATTCTATCTTGATAACTTCAAGGATGCTTGGTCTGCTGCTAATATGGGAGATTATTTTATAAATTCCCTAGTAGTTACAGCGACAGCCTTGGCCATACTTTTGATAATTGCTCTTCCTTTTTCCTATATCCTCGCTAGGATGAACTTTAAGGGAAGAAAGTTTGTAAATTCTTACGTAAAAGCAGGGCTTTTCATAAACCTATCTTATATAGTTATTCCTATATTCTTGATGGTAAGAAATGTTTCAAAATTCCTACCAACAAGCTTGTTAAATAATAGATTCGTCCTAGCCTTAATCTATGCTTCGACTGCTGTTCCTTTTACAGTTTATTTGTTGACCAATTTCTTTTCTGCAATCAGTAAATCTTATGAGGAAGCAGCCTATATAGATGGAGCAGGATACTTTAGGACAATGGTTGATATAATGATTCCTATGGCAAAACCTGCTGTAATTACAGTTATCTTGTTTAACTTTTTAAGTTTCTGGAATGAATATATCTTAGCCTTAACCCTAATGACAGATCCAGAAAAAAGAACCCTTCCAGTGGGCCTAATCAATCTACAACAGGCTGCAAGGGGAGCGGCAAATTACGGAAGATTGTACGCAGGACTTGTAATCGTTATGATACCAACACTTATTATTTATATACTAGTACAAAAACAACTCACTGAAGGAATGATGGTAGGAGGAGATAAAGGATGA
- a CDS encoding ATP-grasp domain-containing protein: MTFNAIILGTDHNSYSVARSFYEAFGKKPIVIGAAVLVPFYKSKIADVYTTKGFSSDDEIFSNFINEVIEKREEEDFVFFAPTERYIDTLLRNEKNFNFSYHIPYPDLEWAEKLLKKSEFYSYLEKIDLPYPKTYIANKDNIDGLDFDGEIFLKADDYDALLDSSCENIQKGYHVRNKDEAKEVLRKVYDSDFRGDFICQQFINGGQGSEYSLNGYRASDGKISFVLARNLLSDLRPMWVGNHLVQVDSDEDVMYDLAEKIVNSLDYHGLFNLDFKKDSKTGEIFVLEMNIRQGRTFYYSTLAGVNLIELAINDLIFGKTEAKKTQRPFRLQAISTKKAYENVEKELKEEFNRKGREENSAIHVISDYDDNMLRKLKVNESIKRQEKELFD; this comes from the coding sequence ATGACCTTCAATGCGATAATCTTAGGAACAGATCACAACAGCTACTCTGTGGCAAGAAGCTTTTATGAGGCCTTTGGCAAAAAGCCTATTGTCATAGGGGCGGCTGTCCTCGTTCCTTTTTATAAATCAAAGATTGCTGATGTCTACACCACCAAGGGATTTTCATCAGACGACGAGATTTTTTCAAATTTTATCAATGAAGTTATAGAAAAAAGAGAGGAAGAAGACTTTGTATTTTTTGCTCCGACAGAAAGATACATAGATACTCTCCTAAGAAATGAGAAAAACTTTAACTTTTCCTACCACATTCCTTATCCAGACCTTGAGTGGGCAGAAAAGCTCTTGAAGAAATCAGAATTTTACTCTTATTTAGAAAAAATCGACCTTCCTTATCCTAAGACTTATATAGCTAATAAGGATAATATAGATGGGCTTGATTTTGATGGGGAAATTTTCCTAAAGGCAGACGACTACGATGCTCTTCTCGATTCATCATGCGAAAACATCCAAAAGGGCTATCATGTAAGAAATAAAGATGAGGCTAAGGAAGTCCTAAGAAAGGTCTACGATAGTGACTTTAGGGGAGATTTTATCTGCCAGCAATTCATAAATGGAGGCCAGGGAAGTGAGTATTCCCTAAATGGCTATAGGGCGAGTGATGGGAAGATTTCCTTTGTTCTTGCAAGAAACCTCCTATCAGATTTAAGGCCAATGTGGGTGGGAAACCACCTAGTCCAAGTAGATAGTGATGAGGACGTTATGTATGATTTGGCAGAAAAAATCGTGAACTCTCTTGACTACCACGGACTATTTAATCTAGATTTTAAGAAAGATTCAAAAACTGGCGAGATCTTTGTCCTAGAGATGAATATAAGACAAGGCAGGACCTTTTATTACTCAACTCTAGCTGGGGTGAACCTAATCGAGCTTGCTATAAATGATTTGATTTTTGGCAAAACTGAGGCTAAGAAGACTCAAAGGCCTTTCAGGCTCCAGGCGATTTCTACTAAAAAAGCCTATGAAAATGTGGAAAAAGAACTCAAAGAGGAGTTTAATAGGAAAGGTCGAGAAGAAAACTCGGCAATTCACGTCATAAGCGATTATGATGATAATATGCTTAGAAAACTAAAAGTAAATGAGTCTATAAAAAGACAAGAAAAAGAATTATTTGACTAA